The sequence below is a genomic window from Thermodesulfobacteriota bacterium.
ACCCAGCTCGACGACGTGTTGCGGGCCTTTGCCGCCCTCCGGGACGACGCCGAGGGCCGCGTGCGCGGCGAAGCCCTAACCCCCATGCCCCTCCAGGAAGCCCAGGCCGGCGCCCTGCGCAAGGCGCTCGCCCGGGCACTGAAGAAGGAAGTCGAGCTGGACATCCGGGTGGACCCGTCCCTGCTCGGCGGGGTGGTCGCCCGCGTCGGCAACCTCGTCTTCGACGGCAGCCTGCGAACCCAGCTCGAACGCATGAGAGAAACCTTGATCAAGGGGTGAGACCACGATGCAGATCCGCGCCGAGGAAATCAGCCAGATCATCAAATCGAAGATCCAGAACTTCGAGGTCAAGCTCGACGTTGCGGAGACCGGCGTCGTGCTCAACGTGGGCGACGGCATCGCCCGCATTCACGGCCTCGAAAAGTGCATGGCCGGCGAGCTCCTGGAATTCCCGGGCGGCATCATGGGCATGGCGCTCAACCTGGAAGAGGACAACGTGGGCGCCGCCATCCTCGGGGAGGATATCCACATCAAGGAAGGCGACACGGTCAAGCGCACCGGGAGGATCGTCTCGGTGCCCGTTGGCGACGCCCTCCGGGGCCGGGTCGTGAATCCCCTGGGCGTCCCCGTGGACGGGCTGGGCCCCATCGAGAGCCCCGAGAACCGCGTCATCGACATCAAGGCGCCCGGCATCGTCAAGCGCCAGTCGGTGAAGGAGCCCCTCCAGACCGGCCTCAAGGCCATCGACTCCATGGTCCCCATCGGGCGCGGTCAGCGCGAGCTCATCATCGGCGACCGTCAGACCGGCAAGACCGCCGTCGCCGTGGACACCATCATCAACCAGAAGGGCGGCGACGTGACCTGCATCTACGTCGCCATCGGGCAGAAGCGCTCCACGGTGGCCCAGGTGGTGGCCAAGCTCAAGGAGCACGGGGCGATGGACTACACCATCGTGGTCGCCGCCACCGCCTCCGAGCCCGCGCCGCTCCAGTACATCGCCCCCTTCTCCGGCTGCACCATGGGCGAGTACTTCCGCGACAACGGCCGCCACGCCCTCATCATCTACGATGACCTCTCCAAGCAGGCCGTTTCCTACCGACAGCTCTCCCTGCTGCTGCGCCGCCCGCCCGGGCGCGAGGCCTACCCGGGCGACGTATTCTACCTCCACTCCCGCCTCCTGGAGCGCGCTTCCAAGCTCTCCCAGGCCGAGGGGGGTGGCAGTCTCACGGCGCTGCCCG
It includes:
- the atpH gene encoding ATP synthase F1 subunit delta is translated as MIRSRIAQRYAKALFELAQEAGKTARVAQELAAVQEALATQEELRVALLSPVLPRPAKAEVLDAVLTAAELDPLCANFLRVLLAARKLTQLDDVLRAFAALRDDAEGRVRGEALTPMPLQEAQAGALRKALARALKKEVELDIRVDPSLLGGVVARVGNLVFDGSLRTQLERMRETLIKG
- the atpA gene encoding F0F1 ATP synthase subunit alpha translates to MQIRAEEISQIIKSKIQNFEVKLDVAETGVVLNVGDGIARIHGLEKCMAGELLEFPGGIMGMALNLEEDNVGAAILGEDIHIKEGDTVKRTGRIVSVPVGDALRGRVVNPLGVPVDGLGPIESPENRVIDIKAPGIVKRQSVKEPLQTGLKAIDSMVPIGRGQRELIIGDRQTGKTAVAVDTIINQKGGDVTCIYVAIGQKRSTVAQVVAKLKEHGAMDYTIVVAATASEPAPLQYIAPFSGCTMGEYFRDNGRHALIIYDDLSKQAVSYRQLSLLLRRPPGREAYPGDVFYLHSRLLERASKLSQAEGGGSLTALPVIETQAGDVSAYIPTNVISITDGQIFLESDLFYSGVRPAINVGISVSRVGGSAQIKAMKGVAGTLRLDLAQFRELEAFAQFGSDLDKATQRQLARGARLVEILKQDQYQPLPVEKQVLVVYAATNGYVDKYELHQLKRYEEQLYSFFETRKPDILETIRTKKVLDDDLKGKLNAALAELDQAFVTE